The Ancylobacter sp. WKF20 genome contains a region encoding:
- a CDS encoding DMT family transporter has translation MFRRLLDAPYLLLSLVSLFWAGNIVLGRHAAGHVPPVTLAWLRWVLAFLILLPFAWRAIRNDWPVALRHWKVLAVLAFTGITLFNTMAYHAVQFTPALNALLIQSIGPLLIAFWSFVLNGDRLSAGQAGGIALSLMGVLTIISRGDPDVLLRIEFNRGDLWMIAAMVVYGIYSSMLARRPAMSQLGFLGFTLGPGALLLTPLFIAERAVGAPIIFDLRSLAVIAYVAIFPSVLAYLFFNRGVQLVGPNRAAPFFHLMPVFGSALAILFLGETPHLYHAAGYALVLSGVFIATIFAPRKPLPTQA, from the coding sequence ATGTTCCGTCGCCTGCTCGACGCCCCCTATCTGCTGCTCTCGCTCGTCTCGCTGTTCTGGGCTGGAAACATCGTGCTTGGTCGCCATGCCGCCGGGCATGTGCCGCCAGTGACGCTCGCCTGGCTGCGCTGGGTGCTCGCCTTCCTGATCCTGCTGCCCTTCGCCTGGCGGGCGATCCGCAACGACTGGCCAGTGGCGCTCCGGCACTGGAAGGTGCTGGCGGTGCTCGCCTTCACCGGCATCACCTTGTTCAACACCATGGCCTATCACGCCGTGCAGTTCACGCCGGCGCTGAACGCCCTGTTGATCCAGTCCATCGGACCGCTGCTGATCGCCTTCTGGTCCTTCGTGCTGAATGGCGACCGGCTGTCGGCCGGGCAGGCCGGTGGCATCGCGCTCTCCCTTATGGGCGTGCTCACCATCATCTCGCGCGGCGACCCCGATGTACTCCTGCGCATAGAGTTCAACCGGGGCGACCTGTGGATGATCGCCGCCATGGTGGTCTACGGCATCTATTCATCGATGCTGGCGCGCCGGCCGGCCATGTCACAGCTCGGCTTTCTCGGCTTCACCCTTGGACCCGGTGCCCTCTTGCTCACGCCGCTTTTCATCGCCGAGCGGGCCGTCGGCGCGCCGATCATCTTCGATCTGCGCTCTCTGGCGGTGATCGCCTATGTGGCGATCTTCCCGTCAGTGCTGGCCTATCTGTTCTTCAACCGCGGCGTCCAGCTCGTGGGGCCGAATAGGGCGGCGCCGTTCTTCCACCTGATGCCGGTATTCGGATCGGCGCTCGCGATCCTGTTCCTGGGTGAGACGCCGCACCTTTACCATGCGGCGGGCTATGCGCTTGTTCTCTCGGGCGTGTTCATCGCGACCATCTTCGCCCCGCGCAAACCCCTGCCGACGCAAGCCTAG
- a CDS encoding GNAT family N-acetyltransferase, whose translation MTGTLHIRSLRSDEIQMAVDWAAAEGWNPGLSDAAGFGSVDPEGFLVAEQDGAPAAVISVVNYDARFAFLGFYIVRPELRGQGIGWALWKAGRAHAGERTIGLDGVLAQQENYASQGFRFAYRNIRFSGRVVGGGTGEGTVDLAQVPFASVEASDAAVFPAPRPAFLRAWLASPGHIGRAVLRDGRLAGWGMIRPARQGFKIGPLIADDAATAETLFGALASAVGPADIILDVPEPNSAALTLARRYGLQPVFETARMYTGLIREVALDRLFGVTSFELG comes from the coding sequence ATGACGGGTACCCTTCATATTCGCTCCCTGCGCTCCGATGAAATCCAGATGGCGGTGGATTGGGCCGCCGCGGAAGGCTGGAACCCCGGCCTGTCGGACGCCGCCGGCTTCGGCTCCGTCGATCCCGAGGGCTTCCTCGTTGCAGAGCAGGACGGAGCGCCTGCGGCGGTCATCTCCGTGGTCAATTACGACGCGCGCTTCGCCTTTCTCGGCTTCTATATCGTGCGCCCTGAACTGCGCGGGCAGGGCATTGGCTGGGCCCTGTGGAAGGCGGGTCGCGCCCATGCGGGAGAGCGGACCATCGGTCTTGATGGCGTGCTGGCGCAGCAGGAGAACTACGCGTCGCAGGGATTTCGCTTCGCCTATCGCAACATCCGTTTCTCCGGGCGGGTGGTGGGCGGCGGCACCGGGGAGGGAACTGTCGATCTCGCGCAGGTGCCCTTTGCGAGCGTGGAGGCCAGCGATGCGGCGGTTTTTCCGGCGCCTCGCCCCGCCTTCCTGCGCGCCTGGCTTGCATCGCCCGGCCATATCGGGCGTGCCGTGCTGCGCGACGGCCGCCTGGCGGGCTGGGGCATGATCCGGCCGGCGCGGCAGGGCTTCAAGATCGGCCCTCTGATCGCCGACGATGCCGCAACCGCCGAGACGCTCTTCGGCGCGCTCGCTTCCGCTGTGGGGCCGGCGGACATCATCCTCGACGTGCCGGAGCCGAATTCCGCTGCGCTCACTCTTGCTCGTCGATATGGGCTGCAGCCGGTCTTCGAGACGGCGCGCATGTATACCGGGCTCATCCGCGAGGTGGCGCTGGATCGGCTCTTTGGCGTCACCAGCTTCGAGCTGGGCTAG
- a CDS encoding ion channel, which produces MVRELLLGIAMNIAVMLVHLGATFLLIAVVRPFESRLWGTPYVRLTLALLATNVVLLTAHLLEVGLWSMLYAALGLVADPADAYYSAFVNYTTLGYGDVLQATRTRLLGPMAAGSGILMFGWSTALLIYVLQGHLPHLTGRSRLRD; this is translated from the coding sequence ATGGTCCGTGAACTCCTTCTCGGCATAGCCATGAACATCGCCGTCATGCTGGTGCATCTGGGCGCGACCTTCCTGCTGATTGCCGTCGTCCGACCCTTCGAGAGTCGGCTGTGGGGCACGCCTTATGTGCGACTGACGCTGGCCCTGCTGGCCACGAATGTGGTGCTGCTGACGGCCCATCTCCTCGAGGTCGGCTTGTGGAGCATGCTCTATGCCGCCCTCGGCTTGGTCGCCGATCCCGCCGACGCCTACTACTCCGCCTTCGTGAACTACACGACGCTTGGCTATGGCGACGTGCTGCAGGCCACACGCACGCGCCTGCTCGGCCCCATGGCCGCAGGCAGCGGCATCCTCATGTTCGGCTGGTCGACCGCCTTGCTGATCTATGTCCTTCAGGGACACCTGCCCCACCTGACCGGCCGCAGCCGACTGAGGGACTAA
- a CDS encoding MliC family protein — protein sequence MRRLNAVLAGLLLGIGTAQAADHIVIPIPKGSSVITTKVTYTCDTLKALTATYINAPPTSLATVAFKDEFVVMANVLAGSGARYAGDRFIWWTKGNSGSLYDLTKGENAPPIATCTQD from the coding sequence ATGCGCCGTTTGAACGCCGTCCTCGCCGGCCTGCTGTTGGGCATCGGCACCGCGCAGGCGGCCGACCACATCGTGATCCCGATCCCCAAGGGCAGTTCGGTCATCACCACCAAGGTCACCTACACCTGCGACACGCTGAAGGCGCTGACGGCGACCTATATCAACGCCCCGCCCACCTCGCTCGCGACCGTCGCCTTCAAGGACGAGTTCGTGGTCATGGCCAATGTGCTGGCTGGCTCCGGCGCGCGCTATGCTGGCGACCGTTTCATCTGGTGGACCAAGGGCAATTCCGGCAGCCTCTATGATCTCACCAAGGGCGAGAACGCCCCGCCGATCGCCACCTGCACGCAGGATTGA
- the puuE gene encoding allantoinase PuuE produces MFNFDSAYPRDLIGYGRNPPDPKWPGGARIAVQFVINYEEGGENCILHGDAASEAFLSEIVGAQPWPGKRHMNMESIYEYGARAGFWRLWRLFTARNLPVTVYGVATALARNPDAVAAMKEADWEIASHGLKWIDYRDHSYEAEKADFDAAMEVHTRVVGERPLGWYTGRTSEHSRRIVMEEGGFLYDSDIYSDDLPFWVEGPKGPHLSIPYTLDTNDMRFAIPAGFSHGDPFFAYLRDSFDALYAEGAEAPKMLSVGLHCRLVGRPGRILALQRFLDHIARHDRVWVPRRIDIARHWHEHHTPARHPPE; encoded by the coding sequence ATGTTCAATTTCGATTCCGCCTATCCCCGCGACCTCATCGGCTATGGCCGCAACCCGCCGGACCCGAAATGGCCGGGCGGCGCGCGCATCGCTGTCCAGTTCGTCATCAATTACGAAGAGGGCGGGGAGAACTGCATCCTGCATGGCGATGCCGCGTCCGAAGCCTTCCTGTCGGAGATCGTCGGTGCGCAACCCTGGCCGGGCAAGCGCCACATGAACATGGAGTCGATCTACGAGTATGGCGCCCGCGCCGGCTTCTGGCGGCTGTGGCGGCTGTTCACCGCGCGCAACCTTCCCGTCACCGTCTATGGCGTGGCCACGGCGCTGGCCCGCAACCCCGACGCGGTAGCGGCGATGAAGGAGGCCGACTGGGAGATCGCCAGCCACGGGCTCAAATGGATCGACTACCGAGACCATAGTTATGAGGCGGAGAAGGCGGATTTCGACGCGGCGATGGAAGTGCACACACGCGTGGTCGGGGAGCGCCCGCTCGGGTGGTACACCGGCCGCACATCGGAGCATTCACGCCGGATCGTGATGGAGGAGGGCGGCTTCCTCTATGATTCCGACATCTATTCCGACGATCTGCCGTTCTGGGTCGAGGGGCCGAAGGGGCCGCATCTGAGCATCCCCTACACACTCGATACCAACGACATGCGCTTCGCCATTCCCGCCGGCTTCAGCCATGGCGACCCGTTCTTTGCCTATCTCCGGGACAGCTTTGACGCGCTCTACGCCGAAGGAGCGGAGGCGCCGAAGATGCTCAGTGTCGGCCTCCACTGCCGGCTGGTCGGGCGACCCGGGCGTATCCTCGCCTTGCAGCGCTTTCTCGACCATATTGCCCGGCATGATCGGGTTTGGGTGCCACGCCGGATCGACATCGCCCGCCATTGGCATGAGCACCACACGCCCGCCCGCCATCCGCCGGAGTAG
- the eda gene encoding bifunctional 4-hydroxy-2-oxoglutarate aldolase/2-dehydro-3-deoxy-phosphogluconate aldolase has translation MSLPDPSFLLARAPVVPVVTVPSVAAGVKLARALVEGGLPLIEVTLRTPVALEAIAAIAAEVPDAIVGAGTVTRPDLVQKSIDAGARFLVSPGCPPALAEALAEAPVPVMPGCATATEAMALHAMGFPVLKLFPAESVGGANLIKSLAGPLPDLRFCPTGGIGPDNVGKYLSQPNILAVGGSWVCPNEAVNLGDWEQIVALSKAAAKLHRAAFPG, from the coding sequence ATGTCGCTTCCTGATCCCAGCTTCCTCCTCGCCCGCGCCCCTGTCGTGCCCGTCGTGACGGTGCCGAGCGTTGCCGCCGGCGTGAAGCTCGCCCGCGCGCTCGTCGAGGGCGGCCTGCCGCTCATCGAGGTGACGCTGCGCACGCCCGTAGCGCTGGAAGCCATCGCCGCGATTGCCGCCGAGGTGCCGGACGCGATCGTCGGCGCCGGCACGGTGACGCGGCCCGATCTCGTGCAGAAGTCGATCGACGCCGGCGCCCGCTTCCTCGTCAGCCCCGGCTGCCCGCCCGCGCTCGCCGAGGCGCTGGCCGAAGCTCCCGTGCCGGTCATGCCCGGCTGCGCCACCGCCACCGAGGCAATGGCGCTGCACGCCATGGGCTTCCCGGTGCTGAAGCTGTTCCCGGCCGAATCGGTCGGCGGCGCCAATCTCATCAAGTCGCTGGCCGGCCCGCTGCCGGATCTGCGCTTCTGCCCCACCGGCGGCATCGGCCCGGACAATGTCGGCAAGTACCTGTCGCAGCCGAACATTCTTGCGGTCGGCGGCTCCTGGGTCTGCCCCAACGAGGCGGTGAATCTGGGCGATTGGGAGCAGATCGTCGCGCTGTCCAAGGCCGCCGCTAAGCTGCACCGCGCCGCTTTCCCGGGCTGA
- the serA gene encoding phosphoglycerate dehydrogenase, which translates to MAPRVLISDALSPAAVQIFKDRGIEVDFQPNLGKDKDKLAEIIGDYDGLAIRSASKVTPKILANAKKLKVVGRAGIGVDNVDIPAATAKGVIVMNTPFGNSITTAEHAIAMMFALAREIPAADASTQAGKWEKNRFMGVELTAKTLGIIGCGNIGSIVADRALGLKMKVVAYDPFLSPERALDIGVEKVELDDLLARADVITLHTPLTEKTKNVLSAEAIAKTKKGVRIVNCARGGLVDEAALAEALKSGHVAGAAFDVFITEPATENPLFGLPNVICTPHLGASTSEAQENVALQVAEQMSDYLLRGAISNAVNFPSITAEEAPKLKPFIELAEKLGSFAGQLTETDIKTIRITYDGAVAGLKIKALTSAAVAGLLRPALADINVVSAPSVAKERGIVIEETTRDVAGDYESLVTLTVVTDEMERSIAGTVFADGRPRIIDIKGIKVDAEFAPSMLYVTNEDKPGFVGRFASLLGDAGINIATFALGRDHQGGDAIALVEVDGPVPAELLAKVQQLPSVKQARPLHF; encoded by the coding sequence ATGGCTCCCCGCGTTCTCATTTCCGACGCCCTCTCCCCGGCCGCCGTGCAGATCTTCAAGGATCGCGGCATCGAGGTCGATTTCCAGCCGAACCTCGGCAAGGACAAGGACAAGCTCGCCGAGATCATTGGCGACTATGACGGCCTCGCGATCCGCTCCGCCAGCAAGGTGACCCCGAAGATCCTGGCCAATGCCAAGAAACTGAAGGTCGTCGGCCGCGCCGGCATCGGCGTCGACAATGTCGACATCCCGGCCGCCACGGCCAAGGGCGTGATCGTGATGAACACGCCGTTCGGCAACTCGATCACCACCGCCGAGCACGCCATCGCCATGATGTTCGCGCTGGCTCGCGAGATTCCCGCCGCCGATGCCTCGACCCAGGCCGGCAAGTGGGAAAAGAACCGCTTCATGGGCGTCGAGCTCACCGCCAAGACGCTCGGCATCATCGGCTGCGGCAATATCGGCTCCATCGTCGCCGACCGCGCTCTCGGCCTGAAGATGAAGGTTGTCGCCTATGATCCCTTCCTCTCGCCGGAGCGCGCGCTCGACATCGGCGTGGAGAAGGTGGAGCTCGACGATCTCCTTGCCCGCGCCGACGTCATCACCCTCCACACGCCTCTGACCGAGAAGACCAAGAACGTCCTCTCCGCCGAGGCGATCGCCAAGACCAAGAAGGGTGTGCGCATCGTCAACTGCGCCCGCGGTGGACTTGTCGACGAGGCGGCGCTGGCCGAGGCGCTGAAGTCCGGCCATGTCGCGGGCGCGGCCTTCGACGTGTTCATCACCGAGCCGGCGACCGAGAATCCGCTGTTCGGCCTGCCCAACGTCATCTGCACCCCGCACCTCGGCGCCTCGACCTCCGAAGCGCAGGAGAATGTGGCCCTGCAGGTTGCCGAGCAGATGAGCGATTACCTGCTGCGCGGCGCCATCTCCAACGCGGTGAACTTCCCCTCGATCACCGCCGAGGAAGCGCCCAAGCTCAAGCCCTTCATCGAACTCGCCGAGAAGCTCGGTTCCTTCGCCGGCCAGCTCACCGAGACCGATATCAAGACCATCCGCATCACCTATGATGGCGCGGTGGCGGGCCTCAAGATCAAGGCGCTGACTTCGGCCGCCGTGGCCGGTCTGCTGCGCCCGGCGCTTGCCGACATCAACGTCGTCTCCGCCCCGAGCGTCGCCAAAGAGCGCGGTATCGTCATCGAGGAGACCACGCGCGACGTCGCCGGGGACTATGAGAGCCTTGTCACGCTCACTGTGGTGACCGATGAGATGGAGCGTTCGATTGCCGGCACCGTGTTCGCCGATGGTCGCCCGCGCATCATCGACATCAAGGGCATCAAGGTGGACGCCGAATTCGCGCCGTCGATGCTCTATGTGACCAACGAGGATAAGCCGGGCTTCGTTGGCCGGTTCGCCAGCCTTCTGGGCGACGCGGGCATCAACATCGCCACCTTCGCCCTTGGTCGCGACCACCAGGGCGGCGATGCCATCGCGCTGGTCGAGGTGGACGGGCCGGTCCCGGCGGAACTACTCGCCAAGGTGCAGCAGCTTCCTTCCGTGAAGCAGGCCCGCCCGCTGCACTTCTGA